GAATGGGAGCCTGAATAGACTTCCCTGCGAAAAACGCATCAATCAACTTCTCTCTTGCAAAAACGTAATTGACCTATCgcgaatattttatatacagtGAGAATAGTCTTTAAAACCCGTATCTTGAGAGAATGCGTTTGCACTTCAACTTTCACTATTTACTGtaaattgtttgtttacatttttttagagAGTGAAGTGCGAGAAGcaaatgaagttaaataaattttgttaattcaaatttattgatacaattttattaatataactgACATTTCAGAAAATAGTGGTATATTTTTCGTTCTTTACCAGCCCTAacttagtttatttcattttatcaaaatggtTTATTTGCATTTTCCTTCTCAAATGACGGAGGAAGAAGAAatgctgaaaaagaaatatgagaAACTTCGGCGGAAGAAGAAAGCTCTGCAAAATCTGAATGCTCCAAAACAAGAACCTCCTCCACCAAAACCTCTTGTAAGATCCCTTGAAGCGAAACCAGATGCCAAGGAAGTAGCCAAAAAGCTTCTCAAATCTGGCGCGATCAGTGCTATTAAGGTAGAACACAAGGAACGCCAAGGATTTAAGCGACCTAAAGCCCTTGAACGCAAGCGTAACGCCTGTGAACGAACCAGCGGCTCCGTCGCTGGTTATCAACCTTTCACCGCATCGCATTCAGCAGAGGAAGAAGCTTCTAATGCAGCTAATTCTGCTGATTCATCAGCCTCACCTAGCAATAGTCCTCGACCtcctgttaaaaaattatacgaaaGTTTTGTCAGCTCTAGGAAATTGGAAGATGAGATTAAGGAAGAGCGAGCTCGTGACATTCCTCGACGAGAGAGAGATCGTGATGGCAGGCCAGAGAGACCACGCCAGGGAAATACTGTGTATGTAAGAGGATATGGCGTGACACAGGAAATACTTCAAAAAACGTTTGAGCCAATTGGCAACATTATTAACATATCCATGGAAATGGATAAGAATTGCGGTTTTGTGACTTTTGAAAAAATCGACCAGGCAGAAAAAGCTATAAAAGAAATGAGTGGAACGCAAATCAATGGCATGCGATTGAACGTTTCTCTAGCTAGGCGCCAACCTTTAATACCTCCATTGGGAGAGGATTCTTCATCTTCATCGTGGTCGACATTGGCGGTAAACTTTCCTCAAAAAGGAAATCATGAAGACACTAGAGAGCTTGTTGTCtatgatgaaatttaaatataatgttgaCCTAATTATTGAAAGGAAAACTGTGTATGCTGATAAGGGATTTCTGATTTGATACCTGTGCCGAAATAATGGTTTGGTAAAAATTGGGAGCAAATATCGCAAAGTAGGACAAACTAGTAAGGTGAAACTTCTAGCCGCCTTTGGGCAAGCTAatataacttcttttaaaaaaaattattggaaagatTTCCATATCGtaatctgtggcagaataattgccaagtcttggaaactttCGGGCAGCGGtccgcgagaaactaaaaaaaacatctcatAAAGGGACCAACTTGAAAGATGTAACTCGTTGCTACCCCTGGGCAAAAAcctacatgtttattttttttaaaaaattgcaagtttaaaatctatttgtcatcttggcgattgtagttggcacgGCAGATTatgatacggaaatatcccaaatttatttcatctgtAACAAATGAGAAGTTTTTGTTGGCACCTTTGCGATTTCAGTTGGTGCAAAGATGTACAGATATATAAATTCCCTACTTTTAGGTTAATGTCTTATCTTtcgatttttcaatatttctgagGAAAATGtcagcttttattattttaagtaattgtcCCTTTCTACAAATTTggtagaaataaagaaaaatttcaatttatttttctaaaatagttttttaacttcacatatttaattgatagcctgtttaaaattatttaaatcataacatttaagatacaaaaattatgattacttaGTTATGCTAGattgaaagttgaaaaaattgtgCCAATACTTTGTTGTAGGAAAGATTTCTGTTTTAGTCCTTGTATTGTCAAGTTCTTGCAATTTCTGGGCAATCACAAAGGAATAACTATTAGAAAAGAAAGAGGGAAAAACAGAACAGAATGGGATCAAGTTAAAGTGTATAACTTAAAGCTACTCTTCGGCAAACCACTACTTATTATTACAGATAGGTATACCaatagtaaaaagaaacattcagaaattcaattttagttgAGATATCACAGCAAGactaaattctgaaaataaatagattaaaataattaattgaaaataaatgtatgtgaAAAATGTATCTTGAATTATGATGTATGAATGTACATATGTTGTAAGgcagggttggcaagattttgccgcaggtggaaaaaaccatggtaaataccggtaaaaaccgtcctggcaaaaacaggtttttgccaagcaaattggcaaaaacctatattatataggacaaaaacacatttttgatacaaaattattcctaaaattgaaatatatgctataaatataaataattacaaaaaattataaaattattattccattattaaatcataatgtaaataatatatcattttagtagtttaaaacattattgattgggaaatttgtaattattctcttttttccagtgaaatgaacatattttaaattaatataactataatttaaagcataaaatatctatcaacatgagtagttaattattgtacaaataataattttttataataaataataatattatacaaataataatatttatttatttgtaaaaaaacatttatttaaggattctaaaatgaaaagaggtcaaaaactttcaatcttttaaaaattattacccttatattaattattaatatgtcaaaaataattttttcatgtaatgtatcaaaattattattccttatgattgatttaaatttgtttgtagtattttgtaatagtatttgatcagcaatttagataatttggttttgccggtttttaccaggtttttgcctctgtcctggcaaaaacccgttttgccggcaaaaactccaaccctgTTGTAaggtaaatgtagtaaaaacaTAAAGTGCAGTATATCCTTACTAATCCAAAGCAAAGTCAATAATCCTTACTGATATTATGCCTCAAATATTGTTCGTTTAATCGAAGTTTCACTTTATGTTACttctataaaactataaatgaaatactatttgcaaaaatattcattatataacttcgaaaaaaatagcttggtcaaaaatattatagaaacaCAAGATAGGAATTTCAGTTAAGGTGAAGACCATGAAAAAActgaccattaaaattttttacatgatcttatttttagaactgcactttttcaatcaattcaaatcaaaaatatctaaactcattaataactatatttatatttaatttcctatttAAATTAAGGCCAaatcttatatattcttttcatcaattttttaataaatatttgttttgtcattaaataaacattttctatgAGTCCAAATTATCTATATTGTAAAGTATGTGTATTGGAGGGGTGGGGCAGAATCAAATTAcgcttttgattttataaaacttgcttaaaatgctaaatattgaAGAAGCATTGTCAGTGGAATTCTAGAAATAAAACATGCTTTTATTCagagcaataataataaatgcccAATTAAATGtcagataaacaaattttattgctttttaatgtcATAGTGAAATTTCACGATAAAAAGTTAGTGgctttagattaattttatttttgttgagaaaaattttgtacttatcAGCTGTGTTTCATTATGAACAAAATTGTTATTGTAGTTATAAAACGTAAATGgttctcataaaatttatttattttttttagctttgattgattgaaattgtgaaattgtatttatcaataaaagaagttataatttttaattattttttcttttttgtcatcttttttttcctacagatagaaattcaaaatcattgtttataaagttttgaagGTATTAAGAACAAAGTCACatgaaataatagtttattattatttttttctaaaatgcatatttattcagTTGTAGTTGTATTAAAGTTCAGTCATTCTTGAAGGAAGGGTTAGAATACAATTgcctaaattatattatattattgtctTCTTCTTTCTTAGCCTTCTAATCTGAATCAGATTAGATCCATGAGTTTGTTCGCTCTCAGCACTGTGCCTGGTTGCTTTAAAAAGTCATCCCGCACCAAGGCAACGTAAGTTAGCAGATGTTGTGGAGTTCGTATTGCACTTTGTAAAAATCTCTTAACTTCTTGCTACCGCATGAGAATCTGGTGGTCCTTAAGTGGTCATAAATGAAACATGTTAAAGTCTTTTCTGTTCTCCTCGAACTTTAAGGCAGTACCTGAACTTCTATACCATGGATGCACTGGTGGTTGCTTCCAAGAAATACCAATGCAGGTCTTTCTTCTTGAGTATCAAAGGTTCCTCACTTGTGTCTAACTTGGCTAGTTTATCTGCTATATTCATagttataaccgttgttgaacagtcgaTCCTATGTTCagctctgtagccttgtaatttagaacccaatccagaagacaagtgaactctTTGATCAAgcatttggagaaatttgccttcattgagactttttgtaaaactaacccacatttgcgttacatggggaagaaaaccacaaaaacctcccacagttagtctgacggcaaggggattcttacccatgatccgtctaccactgacaATATTTTACGTCTGCAATGTGGTCGGTAAATATGTgcttttatgataaaaagtagTTGCttgagtaaacaaaataaaagttgcaAATAATCTGTAAACTTTGGTTGCAaataattgatatatatatatattaaatagagTTACTACTGTAACTGAAACCACACACTGGCATACAGCGGAAACTAGTAATAGGTGCATCGGAGTACCTGGCCAAAAAGGCCAACCCTGTGAATGATATGATTACAAACTGAATCAAAGGCCATtgatgttaaaattgtttgggttagtaaacttaatattagatagttaaataatattgtggAAAGAGAAGATAGAAAGGACAGCACAAAACAGGGATAATACAAATATGTAATAAcataatcatttatatatatatatatttatatatatataatttttaaccaataaatAGTTAGTGATTAGTAGTTGTATTAGTGAATTGATTCAAAATGAGTGACAGCAATTCCGGGCAGGGTGGGGTCAACCCAAGCAGGTGGAAAAAGGTAATGATCGAGGAAATTAGGAGCCAGTCAGGGGACTGTACGACTCAGACGATGTCttgaagatttttataataatggaGGATGGTCTTCTTAGACTATCTCCTGCAATTAGGGTCATCTGGGTTGTAGTTAGAGGAAGACCATGTAAGGGGGTTGGTCCAGTGCTCTTAAGGAATTACTTATGAGATCTATTTTTGTATAGGTCAAGAAGGCTAGGCATACAGGTGTCGTTACGGATATTTTTGTTCCTGAAATACCAGGGTGAATTTGTGATATTGCTGAGGTTTTTTTTACAAGCACCTTGTAAGAGTTTAAGATTTGTCTTTGCAGCCCCCCACCCGAAGGCGGGTGCTACATATGTTAATAGGGAGGTgagaagcattttaaaaattagaatcctGTTTATTATGCTGAGGGgggatttctttttttgaatcgGATGAAGTGCACATTTTTCagctatgaatttatttttaatgtttttaaaattatatttgaatgtcagatttttatccatAATGACACCTAAGTACGTAGCCTTCCTTCATTTCCCATCTGAATGAGAAATTGTAATCAATGATTTCATTCTTCTTGTAGCTTCTTTTTCTGGTGAATAGCACTGACTGAGTTTTGTCGATATTGAGGGCAAGTTTCCAATTTTAGAAGTAGAGCTGTTTTTAGGGGCCATGGGCATGTCTTTATTTGGGGGCCTTTTATGACAGGGTTCTCCggtccttaaaaactgcttaatttttattttgaaaaataaaggcccttaaaagtacttaattttggcTCAAGGTTTGtcaaagtccttaattttttagcatcaCTATAAGTTGATTGgaacaatttttcagtttaaatttttaaaacaaaatgttgttCTTTTATCACTTAGAATTAGACCACACATCGAGGTTAAAgcattttaggaaatttttgaactaaaatcctttacgaaaactattttctaaaatcttgaagaattaaatacatttgtatAATATCTCAATGTGTAATAAGTAACTGTAAATTTGTAGagagcataaaattttttaaaattcatgattctactaaaaattaaacagatttgtAAGAAACAGGGTTTGAAAAATCCCAGCCCACCTAGATTTTTCATCAAACACTTGGGATTTACTGGGTTTTTGATGAAAACctcgtttttttcttcaaaaaaacttaattttttccccctgaGTCCTAAATAAGAAAGCATGATTTGCTTCtaacaagaaagttaaatatttggtaactatttataatttgttttgtggcaatgtaaaatttttttttaacgttttagaTTGTTAcactattacttttatttcttaaggataagcagaagaaaaatttaaatctactcAACTAAAAGAtccttagatttaaataataattttattcagttaacattgcaacttaatatactgtttttagtttttgtttaatttttggttgCTTGAAAACTAGTTCATGTTTTTCGATAAAATGTTTAGTTACATTAATGTAAAGTTAATTCTTAATA
Above is a window of Parasteatoda tepidariorum isolate YZ-2023 chromosome 5, CAS_Ptep_4.0, whole genome shotgun sequence DNA encoding:
- the LOC107449217 gene encoding negative elongation factor E — protein: MVYLHFPSQMTEEEEMLKKKYEKLRRKKKALQNLNAPKQEPPPPKPLVRSLEAKPDAKEVAKKLLKSGAISAIKVEHKERQGFKRPKALERKRNACERTSGSVAGYQPFTASHSAEEEASNAANSADSSASPSNSPRPPVKKLYESFVSSRKLEDEIKEERARDIPRRERDRDGRPERPRQGNTVYVRGYGVTQEILQKTFEPIGNIINISMEMDKNCGFVTFEKIDQAEKAIKEMSGTQINGMRLNVSLARRQPLIPPLGEDSSSSSWSTLAVNFPQKGNHEDTRELVVYDEI